One window from the genome of Pempheris klunzingeri isolate RE-2024b chromosome 7, fPemKlu1.hap1, whole genome shotgun sequence encodes:
- the golm1 gene encoding Golgi membrane protein 1 gives MGGLGNGRRGGRSPPLMIGALIACILVLGFNYWVSSSRNLELQTKLYELEGQVRRGAAERGVAEMKKNEFQEEIQRQKEQISHIESLYKRQLEGAQNTCSQEKGTLQQNISSSTKTIQDLKGQLSQLSDDLGKLQKEMQSCQGNIKTLNNKLTYDMTHCHSQVLSQKELCDERVAAAKLEVQKKMEKLIAPPAASTQENTVVGAEKEDGPVGTKADRVKMPAGVNHTFSLSQPTDNEPSELLTNEIIVDKGADTPVDLAPSKDLSETKSQSVPSAAAVKQDILLPPERAVATEEGEAETSKPLKNNLTEDKEMEAMEVMDAHEEGAQTEEADPGMEGMLIGRAKADETPVGQKVEEPEEYDADEQVVGGVNMEKQQQNKRPDNIDKDMEEELADYNGDDENEGEFEADKQAELAQI, from the exons ATGGGTGGACTAGGAAATGGACGTCGTGGAGGAAGATCACCTCCTCTAATGATTGGTGCTCTGATTGCTTGTATCCTTGTTCTGGGATTCAACTACTGGGTTTCCAGCTCCCGTAATCTGGAGCTACAG ACTAAGCTGTATGAATTGGAAGGCCAGGTACGACGTGGAGCAGCGGAGCGAGGAGTagcagagatgaagaagaaTGAGTTCCAGGAGGAGATCCAGAGACAGAAGGAGCAGATCAGCCACATAGAAAGCCTCTACAAGAGACAGCTGGAAGGAGCCCAGAACACCTGCAGCCAAGAAAAG GGCACACTGCAGCAGAACATTTCCTCCAGTACCAAAACCATACAGGACCTCAAAG GTCAGTTGAGTCAGCTAAGCGATGACCTGGGGAAGCTTCAGAAGGAGATGCAGAGTTGCCAAGGCAACATCAAAACACTTAACAACAAACTTACTTATGACAT GACCCATTGTCACTCGCAGGTCCTGTCCCAGAAGGAGCTGTGTGATGAGAGAGTGGCGGCTGCTAAACTTGAAGTTcagaagaaaatggagaagCTCATCGCTCCTCCAGCGGCCTCCACACAG GAAAACACAGTGGTTGGAGCAGAAAAAGAGGACGGACCAGTCGGGACAAAAGCTGATAGAGTTAAGATGCCAGCTGGTGTAAACCACACGTTTAGCCTCTCCCAGCCGACAGACAATGAACCATCTGAACTACTGACTAATGAGATAATCGTGGACAAAG GTGCTGATACCCCCGTGGACTTGGCTCCATCAAAGGATCTCTCTGAAACAAAGTCCCAGTCTGttccttcagctgctgcagtcaaGCAGGACATTTTGCTACCACCAGAGAGAGCTGTCGCCACAGAGGAGGGTGAGGCAGAGACCAGTAAGCCTTTAAAGAATAATCTGACTGAGGATAAAGAGATGGAGGCGATGGAGGTGATGGATGCTCACGAGGAGGGCGCTCAGACAGAAG AGGCAGACCCGGGGATGGAAGGCATGCTGATTGGTCGGGCGAAGGCAGATGAGACTCCTGTCGGTCAGAAAGTAGAGGAGCCAGAAGAATATGACGCAGACGAGCAAGTAGTAGGTGGAGTCAACATGGAGAAGCAACAGCAGAATAAACGGCCTGACAATATAG ACAaggacatggaggaggagctggctgacTATAATGGGGACGATGAGAACGAAGGCGAATTTGAAGCCGACAAACAAGCTGAACTTGCCCAAATCTAA
- the LOC139204208 gene encoding kallikrein-8-like — translation MKLCLVLVLMLAGVASGAIEKRIVGGKSCKQQRQYHVQIEAVQGGAFCGGSLINTRWVLTASHCAEQLVKVRLGLNSDTSIFSKVKSFFKGSDKKNEQLIKKDQQFTFKDEEEHLHDIMLIKLNEDASPKLATIKLPPAGCSRPEVGQQVEVGGWGAKTADVTKAKSPSSLKCASTDIIACGENDKPDSKYSSDETTTMCAFKPGVESCFGDAGTAVEYQDLLHGIIVSKPVDNCAKMIVMQDICHYREWIDKTMMEHS, via the exons ATGAAGCTCTGCTTAGTCCTTGTTTTGATGCTCGCTG GTGTTGCCTCAGGGGCCATTGAGAAGAGGATTGTCGGGGGTAAGTCCTGCAAGCAGCAGAGGCAGTACCACGTCCAGATAGAGGCTGTCCAGGGGGGGGCGTTCTGTGGAGGCTCTCTGATCAACACCCGCTGGGTCCTCACCGCTTCTCACTGTGCAGAACA gctTGTGAAAGTGAGGCTTGGCTTAAACAGTGATACATCAATATTTTCAAAAGTAAAGAGTTTCTTCAAAGGATCCgacaaaaaaaatgagcaactcaTCAAAAAAGATCAACAGTTTACCTTCAAAGACGAGGAAGAGCATCTACATGACATCATGCTCATTAAACTGAATGAAGACGCGTCTCCTAAACTTGCCACCATCAAGCTTCCCCCTGCTGGGTGTAGCAGACCAGAGGTGGGTCAGCAGGTTGAGGTTGGAGGCTGGGGAGCCAAGACGGCCGACGTGACAA AGGCCAAAAGCCCCAGCAGTCTGAAGTGTGCCAGCACAGATATAATCGCATGTGGTGAGAATGACAAGCCTGACAGTAAATACAGCAGCGACGAAACCACCACCATGTGTGCCTTTAAACCTGGTGTGGAGTCCTGCTTT ggTGATGCTGGTACTGCTGTGGAGTATCAAGATCTCCTGCATGGGATTATTGTGAGCAAACCTGTTGATAATTGTGCAAAAATGATTGTAATGCAGGATATCTGTCACTACAGAGAGTGGATTGATAAAACCATGATGGAACATTCATGA